The DNA segment GCACAAGGGCCCCGAGAAGCCCCGCGCCCGCCACTACCTCGGCGTCGCCGAGTAGCCGTTACGCCGGCCGCTTCATCTCGAATCGGTCGTCCGTGCGCGCATACCAGTTCGGGCTCGCCATGCGCCCGATCGGGTGAAAAAGCTCACTGCGAATCCGCAGCGTTTCGGGATCGAAAAGCTCGTCCCGCACATGCACGCGCTTCACGAGCCCGATCACCAGGCGATTCCCGCCGATCTCGAGCGTGCCCCACTCCACGCACTCCAGGCTGGCCGGCGCCTCGGCGATGCGCGGCGGTTTCACGAGCGTCGAGGACGCCACCGTGAGGGCCGCGGCCCGCAATTCGTCCTCGCCGTAGGGCAGCGACGCCGCGGTGAGATTCATCGCCTCGGCCACGCTCGCGTCCACGAGATTCACGACAAACTCATGCGTCGCGCGAACGTTGCGCGCGGTGTCCTTCGGCCCACCCTCGGGTCGATCGCCCGGACAAAAACCGACGATCGGAGGATTCGCGCCCAGCACGTTGAAAAAGCTGAACGGCGCCGCGTTCACCCGGCCGTCGGGGCTGAGCGTCGTCACCCAGGCGATCGGTCGCGGGGTCACGAGGGAAGAAA comes from the Chthoniobacterales bacterium genome and includes:
- a CDS encoding flavin reductase family protein; translated protein: MELDLEGAHAERAYAILSSLVTPRPIAWVTTLSPDGRVNAAPFSFFNVLGANPPIVGFCPGDRPEGGPKDTARNVRATHEFVVNLVDASVAEAMNLTAASLPYGEDELRAAALTVASSTLVKPPRIAEAPASLECVEWGTLEIGGNRLVIGLVKRVHVRDELFDPETLRIRSELFHPIGRMASPNWYARTDDRFEMKRPA